One Castanea sativa cultivar Marrone di Chiusa Pesio chromosome 4, ASM4071231v1 DNA window includes the following coding sequences:
- the LOC142630573 gene encoding uncharacterized protein LOC142630573 produces the protein MQLVLNHLLLILCFTASIYGYIVSGLNSDGITLLALLRHWKSVPPSITSSWNASDSSPCSWAGVECDNAHNVMSLNLSSQAISGRLGPEIGHLSQLQILVLSYNNFFGVIPKELGSCSVLEQLDLSVNNFSGEIPDRFENLHSLLSLSLYENMLIGEIPESVFRIPYLEYVYLNNNNFNGSIPANVGNMSEVLSLWLSGNQLSGMIPSSIGNCSKLEELYLNQNQLVGILPESLNNLENLAYLSVSQNSLEGRIPLGLGNCKSLYYLDLSFNGFSGGIPPGLGNCSDLTYFAAVSSNLTGNIASSFGLLYKLSQLHLPENHLSGKIPPELGKCKSLEDLQLYTNQLEGEIPSELGMLTELQVIELFNNRLMGEIPISIWKIPSLQYLHVYNNSLSGELPLEMTELKQLKNISLYDNQFSGVIPESLGINSSLIQLDFTNNKFTGKIPPNLCFGKQLSVLNMGQNQLQGSIPSDVGSCSTLRRLILKQNNFTGALPEFAKNTKLLLMDISENNIGGAIPSSLGNCTNLTSIFLSKNMFTGFIPPELGNLVNLQTLSLAENKLEGPLPSQLSNCVKLERFDVGFNLLNGSIPSSLRSWAGLSTLILRENRFIGGVPSFLSEFKMLSELQLGGNFFGGEIPSFIGALQDLFYALNLSSNGLTGEVPLELGKLNRLLQLDVSHNNLTGTLIALEEMQSLVEINISYNHFTGPVPQTLMKFLNSSPSSFLGNPSLCVSCLPSGGLTCTGNSNFKPCDLQSSNKKGLSRLEVAMIALGFSLALVFMLLGLVLVFLFCRRPKQEADTSAQEGPSSLLKKLMEATENLNDRYLIGRGAHGVVYKASLSPDKVFAVKKLAFSGNKGGNLSMAREIQTVGKIRHRNLVRLEDFWLQKDYGLILYRYMQNGSLHDVLHEVNPPPTLEWGVRYKIAVGTAHGLAYLHFDCDPPIVHRDIKPNNILLDSEMEPHISDFGIAKLLDQSSASTPSISVAGTFGYIAPENAYTTTKSKESDVYSYGVVLLELLSRKKALDPSFMEEMDIVSWVRSVWSNTGEIEKIVDSSLMEEFLHSDIMEQVIDVFVLALRCTEKEPSKRPTMRDVVRQLLDASTPMRSKKKQPI, from the exons ATGCAGCTTGTTTTGAACCATTTATTGCTGATTTTATGCTTCACTGCATCCATATATGGTTATATTGTCTCTGGTCTCAACTCTGATGGGATAACTTTGTTGGCACTCCTGAGGCACTGGAAATCTGTGCCTCCTTCCATAACCTCCAGCTGGAATGCTTCTGATTCCTCTCCTTGCTCATGGGCAGGAGTGGAGTGTGACAACGCTCACAATGTGATGTCCCTTAACCTCTCTAGTCAGGCAATTTCAGGTCGGTTAGGACCTGAAATTGGGCACCTTAGTCAATTGCAAATCCTTGTCTTGAGTTATAACAATTTCTTTGGTGTCATACCTAAAGAGTTAGGCAGCTGTAGTGTTCTTGAGCAATTGGACCTATCTGTAAACAACTTTAGTGGAGAAATACCTGATAGATTTGAAAACTTGCATAGTTTACTGTCATTGAGCCTTTATGAAAATATGCTGATTGGTGAAATACCCGAATCCGTGTTTCGGATTCCATACTTGGAATATGTGTATCTAAACAATAACAATTTCAATGGCTCAATTCCAGCAAATGTTGGAAACATGAGTGAGGTTTTGAGTCTATGGTTATCTGGTAATCAGTTATCAGGGATGATTCCTTCATCTATTGGAAATTGTAGTAAACTGGAGGAACTTTATTTGAATCAGAATCAACTGGTGGGTATTTTGCCTGAGAGTCTAAACAATCTTGAGAACCTTGCTTATTTATCAGTCAGCCAAAATAGTCTTGAGGGTAGAATTCCTTTGGGTTTGGGCAATTGCAAGAGTTTATACTACTTGGATTTGTCGTTCAATGGTTTTAGTGGAGGTATTCCACCAGGCTTGGGCAATTGTAGTGACTTAACATACTTCGCTGCTGTGAGTAGCAACTTAACGGGCAATATCGCATCTTCCTTTGGTCTACTATATAAGCTTTCACAACTTCACCTTCCTGAAAACcatttgtctggaaaaataccGCCCGAACTTGGGAAGTGCAAGTCCCTGGAAGACCTACAATTGTATACAAACCAACTTGAGGGGGAAATTCCCAGTGAATTAGGGATGCTGACTGAGTTGCAGGTCATTGAATTGTTTAACAACCGTTTAATGGGTGAGATTCCCATTAGCATTTGGAAGATTCCGAGTCTCCAGTATCTTCATGTGTATAATAACAGCCTTTCCGGGGAGCTACCTCTGGAGATGACTGAGCTCAAACAACTTAAAAACATTTCATTGTATGACAACCAATTCTCTGGAGTCATACCTGAAAGTTTGGGGATTAATAGCAGCTTAATACAGTTGGACTTTACGAATAATAAGTTCACCGGTAAAATTCCTCCAAATCTTTGCTTTGGAAAGCAATTAAGTGTGCTGAATATGGGTCAAAATCAACTTCAAGGTAGCATACCTTCTGATGTAGGAAGCTGTTCAACTCTGCGAAGATTAATCCTCAAACAAAACAACTTCACAGGGGCTCTTCCAGAATTTGCCAAAAATACAAAGCTTTTATTAATGGACATCAGTGAAAATAATATTGGTGGAGCAATTCCATCAAGCCTGGGAAATTGCACCAACCTCACTTCCATTTTTTTGTCCAAGAATATGTTTACAGGGTTTATACCCCCAGAGCTAGGAAACCTCGTGAATCTGCAGACATTGAGTTTGGCTGAAAACAAATTGGAAGGTCCTTTGCCATCTCAGCTATCAAATTGTGTCAAATTAGAGAGATTTGATGTGGGTTTCAATCTATTGAATGGCTCAATTCCATCTAGTTTGAGGAGCTGGGCAGGTTTATCCACTTTGATTTTGAGAGAGAATCGTTTTATTGGGGGTGTCCCATCGTTCTTGTCGGAATTTAAAATGCTCTCAGAGCTACAACTTGgtggaaatttttttggagGAGAGATTCCTTCGTTTATTGGGGCACTGCAGGATCTATTCTATGCATTGAATCTCAGCAGTAATGGGTTGACAGGTGAAGTTCCTTTAGAGCTTGGGAAATTGAACAGGCTTCTGCAGCTGGATGTGTCTCATAACAATTTGACAGGAACTTTGATAGCTCTAGAGGAAATGCAGTCATTAGTTGAGATCAATATTTCATACAATCACTTCACAGGTCCTGTCCCGCAAACACTAATGAAGTTTCTGAACTCATCTCCATCATCATTCTTAGGCAACCCCAGCCTTTGTGTCAGTTGTCTTCCATCTGGTGGCTTAACCTGCACCGGAAACAGCAATTTCAAGCCTTGTGACCTTCAATCAAGCAATAAAAAAGGTCTTAGTAGATTAGAAGTCGCAATGATAGCCCTTGGATTCTCACTAGCTCTTGTTTTTATGCTTCTCGGATTggttcttgtttttcttttctgcaGAAGACCAAAGCAGGAAGCTGACACTTCTGCTCAAGAGGGACCATCTTCCCTGCTTAAAAAACTAATGGAGGCTACAGAAAATCTAAATGACCGGTATTTAATTGGGCGAGGAGCCCATGGAGTTGTGTATAAGGCCTCATTGAGCCCAGACAAAGTTTTTGCCGTGAAGAAGCTTGCATTTTCTGGGAATAAAGGAGGAAACCTAAGTATGGCTAGAGAAATTCAAACTGTTGGGAAGATTAGGCACCGGAATTTGGTGAGACTGGAAGACTTTTGGTTACAAAAGGACTATGGCTTAATCTTGTATAGGTACATGCAAAATGGGAGCCTTCATGATGTTTTACATGAAGTGAATCCACCACCAACACTAGAGTGGGGTGTCCGCTACAAAATAGCAGTTGGAACAGCACATGGATTGGCATATCTCCATTTTGACTGTGATCCTCCTATAGTACACCGTGATATCAAGCCAAATAACATACTTTTAGACTCAGAGATGGAGCCTCATATTTCTGATTTTGGTATCGCCAAGCTTCTGGATCAGTCCTCTGCTTCAACCCCATCCATCTCAGTTGCGGGTACATTTGGTTATATTGCACCAG AAAATGCATACACAACAACAAAGAGTAAGGAGTCTGATGTGTATAGTTATGGGGTTGTTTTGCTTGAGCTGTTAAGCCGAAAGAAGGCATTGGATCCATCATTCATGGAGGAAATGGATATTGTGAGTTGGGTCAGGTCTGTCTGGAGCAATACAGGAGAAATTGAAAAGATTGTTGATTCAAGCCTTATGGAGGAATTTTTGCATTCAGATATCATGGAACAAGTTATTGAtgtgtttgtgttggctttGAGGTGCACTGAAAAGGAGCCAAGCAAGAGACCTACAATGAGAGATGTTGTCAGACAATTATTAGATGCCAGTACCCCCATGAGGAGTAAAAAGAAACAACCTATTTAA